Proteins found in one Mycteria americana isolate JAX WOST 10 ecotype Jacksonville Zoo and Gardens chromosome 8, USCA_MyAme_1.0, whole genome shotgun sequence genomic segment:
- the LMAN2 gene encoding vesicular integral-membrane protein VIP36, with the protein MAAGAGGLLAAAALLVAVAGPRPAPAELTDGNSEHLKREHSLMKPYQGAGSAAMPLWDFQGSTMVTSQYVRLTPDERSREGSIWNRVPCFLKDWELHVHFKIHGAGKKNLHGDGLALWYTQERLVPGPVFGSKDNFHGLAIFLDTYPNDEATERVFPYISAMVNNGSLTYDHSKDGRWTELAGCTADFRNQNHDTFLAIRYSRGRLTVMTDVEDKNEWKNCIDLAGVQLPTGYFFGASAGTGDLSDNHDIISMKLFQLMVEHPLEDEAVDWTKIEPSVSLLKSPKDNVDDPTGNFRSGPLTGWKVFLLLLCALLGIIVCAVVGAVVFQKRQERNKRFY; encoded by the exons ATGGCGGCGGGTGCGGGcgggctgctggcggcggcggcgctgctggTGGCGGTGGCCGGGCCGCGCCCGGCGCCCGCCGAGCTCACGGACGGCAACAGCGAGCACCTGAAGCGGGAGCACTCGCTGATGAAGCCGTATCAGG GTGCGGGCTCCGCCGCGATGCCGCTGTGGGACTTCCAGGGCAGCACCATGGTCACCAGCCAGTACGTCCGCCTGACGCCCGACGAGCGCAGCCGGGAGGGCTCCATCTGGAACCGCGTG CCCTGCTTCCTTAAGGACTGGGAGCTCCACGTCCACTTCAAGATCCACGGAGCCGGCAAGAAGAACCTGCACGGGGACGGCCTGGCCCTGTGGTACACGCAGGAGCGCCTGGTGCCAG GTCCTGTCTTTGGCAGCAAGGACAACTTTCACGGACTGGCTATCTTCCTTGATACATATCCCAATGATGAAGCGACAGAG cgTGTCTTCCCCTATATCTCTGCGATGGTGAACAACGGCTCCCTGACTTACGACCATAGTAAGGACGGGCGCTGGACAGAGCTGGCGGGGTGCACCGCTGACTTTCGGAACCAGAACCATGACACTTTCCTGGCAATTCGGTACTCCCGAGGCCGCCTGACG GTGATGACCGACGTGGAAGACAAGAACGAATGGAAGAACTGCATTGACCTTGCAGGGGTGCAGCTGCCAACCGGCTACTTCTTCGGTGCTTCTGCTGGCACTGGAGATTTGTCTG ACAATCACGACATTATCTCGATGAAGCTATTCCAGCTCATGGTGGAGCACCCTCTAGAAGATGAGGCTGTTGACTGGACCAAGATTGAGCCTAGCGTCAGCCTCCTTAAATCACCCAAAG ACAACGTGGATGACCCAACGGGGAATTTCCGAAGCGGGCCTCTGACGGGCTGGAAGGtgttcctgctcctgctctgcgcGCTGCTGGGCATCATCGTCTGCGCTGTGGTGGGAGCTGTGGTCTTCCAGAAACGCCAGGAGCGGAACAAGCGTTTCTACTAG
- the B4GALT7 gene encoding beta-1,4-galactosyltransferase 7 has product MGPARRRAALRLGGGGSPPLLGLLPGRFSVFPLFFLALLLGFASLLWLQLSCSGEGPALGGGQSRGGSRQPCPPQVPLLPAEDEPSWGPHRLALLVPFRERFEELLAFVPYMHRFLSKKRIRHHIFILNQVDHFRFNRASLINVGFLESGNDTDYIAMHDVDLLPLNEQLDYGFPEAGPFHVASPELHPLYHYKTYVGGILLLTKQHYEMCNGMSNRFWGWGREDDEFYRRIKGAGLQVRRPSGITTGYETFQHLHDPAWRKRDQKRIAAQKQEQFKVDREGGLNNVRYRIESRTALSVAGAPCTVLNILLDCDTSETPWCTFG; this is encoded by the exons aTGGGCCCGGCCCGCCGCAGGGCCGCGCTCCGCCTGGGCGGCGGCGG GTCCCCGCCGCTCCTGGGCCTGCTGCCCGGCAGGTTCTCCGTCTTCCCGCTCTTCTTCCTGGCGCTGCTCCTGGGCTTCGCCTCGCTGCTCTggctccagctgagctgctcGGGCGAGGGGCCGGCCCTGggcggcgggcagagccgggggggttcccgccagccctgcccgccccaggTCCCCCTGCTGCCGGCGGAGGACGAGCCGTCGTGGGGTCCGCACCGCCTGGCGCTGCTCGTCCCCTTCCGGGAGCGCTTCGAGGAGCTGCTGGCCTTCGTGCCCTACATGCACCGCTTCCTGAGCAAGAAGAGGATCCGCCATCACATCTTCATCCTCAACCAGGTGGATCATTTCAG GTTTAACAGGGCGTCCCTGATCAACGTGGGCTTCCTGGAGAGTGGCAATGACACTGACTACATCGCGATGCATGATGTCGATCTCCTGCCCCTCAACGAGCAGCTGGACTACGGCTTCCCGGAGGCAGGGCCTTTCCACGTGGCATCCCCGGAGCTGCACCCGCTCTACCACTATAAGACCTACGTGGGTGGCATCCTGCTGCTCACCAAGCAGCACTATGAGATG TGCAATGGCATGTCCAACCGCttctggggctggggacgggaGGACGACGAGTTTTATCGACGTATCAAAGGAGCTGGTCTCCAG GTTCGCCGTCCCTCTGGAATCACAACTGGATACGAGACTTTCCAGCACCTGCATGACCCAGCCTGGAGGAAGAGAGACCAGAAGCGCATCGCTGCGCAGAAGCAG GAACAGTTTAAGGTGGATCGGGAGGGAGGTCTGAACAACGTGAGGTACCGAATTGAGTCACGGACAGCTCTGAGTGTGGCAGGAGCCCCTTGCACCGTCCTTAATATCTTGCTGGACTGTGACACAAGCGAGACCCCCTGGTGCACGTTTGGCTGA